In the Arachis hypogaea cultivar Tifrunner chromosome 20, arahy.Tifrunner.gnm2.J5K5, whole genome shotgun sequence genome, TTGGTTTACGTGTAAGTTGATAAGAACAGTATTTGCTCTCAATGTTTGATGCCTGCTTCGATTTGACACACCGATTTCGATTTATCATGGACAGACTTATCTGCAATAATCTGAAATCAAATTCTTCCCTCACTCCCTACTCTTTTTGATATTTAGCTCTACCAATGCAATCTATGTCACACTGCACCCACAcatgttatatattattttcttctgCATGCTCAATTCAACCCATCACGTACGTTATGGTATATATGTGAATTGAAGCGatcatcatatcatatcatatcataacaTAACATATAACATTTACATGCTATCTACAATCATGACCACAACGACTCTTTGATGGTTGAGGAAATTATTAGAAGCATATATGTGTCAAACACTTTATGCTCGCCAGAGAGTTTAATTTCATGTCACATGGATGGGATTTGAAGAtagcattcattcattcataccttttcaaaattatattaaacCTTAGCTTGTTGATAAACATTAAAGTGATTTTATATacgttttttaatttgaatatggaagCAAATGAAGTGTTGGACTCGCGTATGGAGAGGAGGGGTGCTTCACCTCATCAGAGGATGCAGAACTCGGATTCTGCGAGTTGTGTCCctcaaaacgtaaaaaaaaattacctagaacaagaaaaacaaaaggtTCGAATTCCacgtttcaaatttcaaattccatcaactgcaaatcggaccatgcgatttgTGAAGCAAAATTTCATGACCAAAGAACTTGCATGGTCCGAGTTGTTCTTCCTTTGGCTCAGAAAAAACTGTCCCACATTTTTGTTTTGTACGCCATAATTCTATATCTGTGCAGATCACACCCAAGCCTTCCATATCCATAAATTTGagccttatatatatgtatgtgcaTCACGTTTGGTTATATCCCGCACGAGGGTAATGTTAGGTGAAGAAACAGTCACCTTGACTTTAATTTGATTGGATGTCCACTCGATTTCACTGCATTTTTCCGATGACTAAATAAGGCTGCATTACCAAGTATGTCGAGATTTACAAGTAATGTAATGTATAGTTGAATGAGTCAAACTATTATAGATTAGTTAATCCTATAAGAATTTTTATTGTAATGTAAAGAAGAAAAGTCATATCTTAGATATATagattatttgtaaataaaatctATTTGTACATTTCATTTATTTATGCCTTTATCATCTAAATGATGTTAGTGCCTTAGCTTGGTATCTGAATATCTGATCTATAATTAGGTAGCTGTGTTATTGTATAGGACAAGGGAATAACAAGACAAATCCCATCCAAAACCAAAAGAATCACTCATGATCACGTAGGTCTAGTTGATATATAGCTGCAGCTATATACATCTTTTACATGAATTGAACCATCACTCATGCAGAAAATATATAATCATCACCATtaacactttttcagttttccCTACTCCCTACTTGGCACGCTAATGTTGTCTTTCtctaatttttaatgatttacttTGGGCTTCAAATAATTAACATGCAATACGGCTATGAAAGTGGGCTTTAGAAGAGGCCCAGAGGCCCAATACCCGAAAGCCCATACATACATAGTTGTTAACGGTTTAAGCCGTTATAAGAAAATTTGTTGCTTGGTAAATGgcataaataaactaaaaattggGAGTACGTTAAACTCTTTTGGAACCACAGGCATCGTTTCATTTCATTCCCTCAATTTGAGCATTACTATTGCACCCTGTTTCCATTGCCACTTCTTCCAAACCTGGATTTCAAAACCAATAAACTATGGTTCTGATGATCCTTAGTATTTTCAGATTCAACGGCAATCCATCTCAATATCTCAGACAACACCCGtctcaaaaccaaaataaaaatcaattctttctttgattttctctctcactttctcttcattcattctctctctctctcgctttGTGATTGAGGAAAATGGGGGCGTATAGCGCTGATGAAGATTACGATTATTTGTTCAAGGTGGTGCTGATTGGGGACTCTGGTGTGGGAAAATCGAACCTTTTGTCGAGATTCACCAAGAACGAATTCAGCAATGAATCAAAATCCACCATTGGGGTTGAGTTTGCCACAAGAAGCATTAGGGTAGATGATAAGATTGTCAAGGCTCAGATTTGGGACACTGCTGGCCAAGAAAGGTAAAATATTTCATTATTCATCATTCCCTTTGTGAATTTGATTCCCCATGTAAAAAATATGAATATCCATGATTTGTTATTGGAAGCTTACATATTATTCTCTATGTTCTCTCAATTGTTTCAATTATGTGGATTGAGTTGTTCTGGTGAAATGACAATCACAAAATCTGGATAGATGTCTCTGAGGCATTTAAGATTGTCATTTTTGTCATCATATTTTGTAGAGAGAGATTCAATGCCTTTGGCAATGTTGCTTTTGAAAGTATGCACCTATGTGATATATAACTCATCTTGCATTCCTTTAACTCAAGGTATCGAGCAATTACAAGTGCATACTATCGAGGAGCCGTTGGGGCATTACTAGTGTACGATGTTACGCGCCATGTAACATTCGAGAATGTGGCGAGGTGGTTGAAGGAGCTGAGAGATCACACAGATGCAAACATTGTGGTTATGCTTGTGGGAAACAAAGCAGACCTCCGCCATCTGCGGGCGGTTTCGACCGATGACGCCACGGCCTTTGCTGAAAGAGAGAGCACATTTTTCATGGAAACATCTGCTCTGGAGGCCTTCAATGTCGAAAACGCCTTCACAGAGGTCATGAAGCAGATCTATCATGTTGTGAGCAAGAGGGCACTCGACATTGATGATGATCCAACATCTTTACCAAAAGGGCAATCAATCAATGTTGGGTCTAGAGATGATGTTTCAGCAGTCAAGAATGGTGGATGTTGCTCTTCCTGAACTTGCAATCAGAATCTCTCGATTTGCCTATTCCTTGTTTATATCAATGTAGAGAGCATCATTGTCGTAGAGAGCATCACTCTCTAACCTTTCTATTTCTTTGTCTATAGAGAAATCAGCCTTAGGAAATATACACTTTAATTGTGCTTGCTTCCTATTTTGTTGTGTATTATCAAGGTATTCGTTTATTTATCTAATCTAATATAATTGATTCAGTACTTTGCTTTGCTTCACTCTTGTCTATGAATATTGGCAAAAGCATCTAACCTTGTTCTTTCCCCAATCATATGCTACATTcaattatgttttaagtttgaagtttgaacaTCAAACAGAATTAACATTGTTCTAAACTCCATAATCATTGTTCTTAACCTCCACCTCTTATAAAACATGAAACAAGGTTATACAAATTCCTTATCCATATCAAAACGAACagctaaaaaattaaaataaaaacatcagCACTAAGCACTGAGCAGAGTCGATTATAAACATGAAACAGCATTGCCCTATCGCAGCGAACAGCACCTCCAAGTTATTCATAGGTGTAAACCCTAAAAGAAGCGAAATCAAAATTAAACCTTGAAATACCCAAATTGGTGAAAGTGGAGGAACTAGGTCACCAACCGAATTAGGAGAAAACAGAAGCAGCGCGTGATTCAAGGGCGAGATTTGTCTTCGTCATTATTCGAtacagaggaggaagaagaaggaggaggaggaggaggaggagagtcgTCGGAGCGGAAAGAGAGGAGAGGGTTTTGGCCCTTGATGACCCAACCGAGGGCAAAGAAGGCGAGGCCGGCGAGCAAGGCGGTGCCCCAAGCGTGAGAGTACCACTTGCTGTATTCTCTGGTGGCATACTTCCACTGATCCTTGAGCGTGGAAGGATCAGGGTTCACCGTCTCCGGTGGGTTCACGTGAATTTTCTGGTTGTGCCCTGAATACTTGCTTGAAGACCCATTCTTCCCACTTCCATTTGAAGAAGATGGTGGAACAGGGTATTGCTTTTTTGGATCACTTTCTCCCATTCTTCAATCACCGAACAAATCACTCGTGTAAATGAATTATATTACCTTAGATTCTTACAACATATTTATATGCCACGTTTCATGAAATCATGGATCACATATTCACATGTGTCCCCCAAGAAaaattcctttccttcttttgagttttttttttttaatttaataattttaaaaagttcgaattatataaaaatatccctCATATAAAATtgtctttatataaaaattataaataatagataaaaattactaattaatttgactaaattatcatacGAAAGTTTTCAATTATTAtatgaaaattatttatttaagtaattattttataaaaaatctaaaaaaaaataaaatcacttaTATATAAGAACTTAAATTAATGAAATTTTTAGTATGTTGTCTAATTGTTTgtttcaataataaatttttaaataaaatttaaattcgtgATGAATTAGTCTTTAATACAGTGGgcaactaaataaaagaaaatggagagAGAGTTGGCATTCAAAAACTATACTTACATTTAAAATTACAATcattaacaaaattaacaaaaatattttcatgaCCACAAGTCTACAATACATACAAATAAGGATGTTTGAAGTTCTCCCCTTGTGGTACCTCATAATTGATGCACCAAATATTCAAAGTGAATTTGTATCCTAAATTTGACACAACAAACCTCAATGATTACATGTGAAGAGGGGAGTAgatacacaaaaaaatataaatataccaaGTCTCATTGAGGTTCTATCTTTGCTGTTGGGAAGTTTCCAGAATGGCTAAAATCTTCATTGTCATAAAGGTGTTTGACATTTTGCCCAAGTGGCACCTCATAGCTTTCTGTGGTGGAAGCTGATTCAACACTCGGGTTCAAACCAGCAAGTTGGATTATGTTCTCAATCTCTTTCACAACCTCAGCCATAGAAGGCCTCTCAGATGCATATTCTTTCACACACCTCATTGCCACTTCAACAAACTTCTCTAACCCCTTAGGACTTGTGCTTCTGACTATGGTTGGATCAACAATAGAGTGAAGATTGTACAAGTCTTTTGATGTATCCATTACCCTCATTACCTCTCTCACAATGTACTTCCCTTGCTCTATTGGCCTTTTCGCTGTTACTAGCTCAAGCATTACCACTCCAAAGCTATATACATCGCTCTTTTCGGTCAATTGCTGGCTCATGTAATATTCAGGATCCAAGTATCCCTATGACAACAAAAGGTAACAAAGCAATCAAAATacttattcaatttttttgtgcTAAACAGAAGCTTTCTTTATTCTTCAAGTTTCATTATGTATGATGTTTAATTAAGTTATAAAGTCTAAAGCATTGTCTACAAACCATTGTCCCTTTGACTTGAGTAGTGACATGGCCCCTTTCACTATCAACAAGAAGTTTTGAGAGACCAAAATCAGCCACTTTTGCATTAAGGTGATTATCAAGTAGGATATTGCTTGATTTTATGTCTCTGTGTATGATTGGTGGGTTAGCAAGTTCATGAAGATATGCCAGACCCCTCGCTGCGCCCAACGCGACTTTCAGCCTCCGTATCCAATCCATCGATATCCCAGACTTTCCTGCATTGACAAAGTTGAATTGGAAAATAATAATCATGAGTCTATGATGCAACATCATGGCAGATATGGACTGGTGAAGGAATTGGAAATACCTGTAAGACTATCCATTATAGTACCATTTGGAACATACTCGTACACCAGCATTTGTTCACCCTTCTCAAAGCAGAAACCCACAAGACTAACAAGATTCTTATGGTGGACCCTTGAAAGAAGTTCAATCTCAGTTTTAAACTCAACAGCACCTTGCATAGATTCTTGTGCAGCCCGCTTGATGGCAACCACTTCCCCAGCAGGAAGAACACCTTGGTACACCTAGTTGATGAAGAACAATTAGATCTTTCACTCTTTCATACAATTGAACAAGAAGAGAGTAAAGATAAAGATGTCATGAATGAATACCTTTCCATAGCCCCACTTCCAATAGTATTACTTTCTGAGAAGTTGTTGGTGTATTTCCTCAGATCTTCGAAAGAAAACCATCGCGCTCCTTTCAACTGAGGAGCAGCTCCACTATTCGGGTTCTGTTCCCAATTTGCTGCAATTTAAATGACATTTGGATCAATAAAAGAGTACCAGAAACGTTGCTTTCATTACAAGAAACAAACTAAGCTAAACTTGCATCAACTATCTTACCAAAAGGATTGAGTTCAGATCTTTCTGCTCTTCTTTTCTGGCGGAGGGCATACATGCCTATGACGACTGCTAATCCAAGAAACACCACAACAGCAACTACTGCACCAATTATAGCTCCGGTATGCTTTGACTTTGATTTAGGTTCTCCTATGTGACATAAGAGTGACAGAGTGagagaagaaaataatatatgACAGAAGAGACAGAGAAAATATAATCAATATTTCTGCTTAATAATTAGACACTGAACCACCTCCATAGTATTGATAGTTGAGACCATTGAAGAAATAAGGGGAGAAAAATTCCGGGGGCTTGAAAATTTGGTTACTTAGCACAAAAGCAACACTTGAAACTCCAGTTCTATTGAAACGATCAGTTTGAGATGGGAAGACATCCAGAGTCAACTGAAAATTGTTGTTAGATGCATTCCTTGAGGGATTACTCAGAGAAACTGAATCCACAGGAAGCTTTTGGGACGCAAAGCTCTTCAACAAAGACTGCTCAAGCTCCTTGTAATCAGTATCGTTAAGGGTTGTGAAACTAAGAGCTCTGGAGTAGAGTGTTCCACTATAGGGATATGCACATTTACAATTTGGGCTGGAAACCTGACCAGAAGAGCATGATTGAGCGGAGCAATTATTTAGTGGTGTTGTGTATGCAGGAGTTTGTAGGGGCAGTTGGCAATAACTCAGTTTTTGAGCTTCAGATTCATGACAAATTGGATTACCAGCTAACCTGCAAAAGCATTGCATAATAACTGTCTCAGAATCAAATTGAGTCTACTTGAATAGCTGGAAGAATCAAATTGAACTCTGTGATATCAATGTCATAAATGAATCTTACACCACTTGGAAATTTATCTTTTTGCTTCCTGGCTTGTAATCGGTTATTTGATTATCCTGCAAATCAATGAGCTGCAGACTGTTACTGTAGCCACTGGTAAGATTCAATGTGCCACTCAGCTGGTTGTCCCCTAGTAGCCTGTTACCACAATTCAATAAAACCAGGTTATCTCACATTCATATGATGCATCACTTAATTATTGAAAGTTAGAATCAAGGTGAAGGAATAGCATACACAGTTGTCAGAGATTGCAAACTTGAAACCCATAATGGAATATCAGAATCGTTGAAAGAATTGTTGCTCATATCCCTGCAGAAGATTTTCCATAAATGCAAACTTAGATCATTATATTATGCATgagttttatgtttatgttttgcATGTTTTTGTTGCATAAGATCTAAGTGTAGGAAAAACATGTAAGCAATAGCATGGCTTCTGGAATATTATTATTGAGTTTAACTTGAATAAAAACTTTCCAAAATATAACAGGCTATAATTATTCTACAGTTTACTACTTACACATAGGAGAGACTGTTCAATCCGGTAAGGTCCGGCAGAGAGCCATTTAGCTTATTATGGGATAAATACCTGCAAAAGTATATATAGTCAGTGCCTTCTCTCTGCAAGATTGATAACATAGAAAAACATGGAAATATTTGCAGATAGACAGTTTATGTATGAAGCTTAATATGACATGATGGTTCTTTAGTTTCCTTACAGCTCACTCAGCTGTCCAAGATTCTTTAAAGTTGAAGGCACTGCTCCGCTAAATCCATTTGTATCTAAGCGCCTATGATCAAGAGAGGAAAAGACATCAATATAGAGAAAATCCAAAGAAATTCAGACATCAAGAAGTCACCTGACACAGGTAACATGATACTTACAACACCTCCAATGTGCTCACTTGACCAAGGGAGCTAGGAATACTACCCTGCAGTTGATTGTTGTCCAAAAGCCTAAGATAAAAAGAATACAAGGGTGGATAATGTCACCAGCATATTAGGAAAATAACATGAAATTGCAGATAAATGTAATTGAAATATTGTGCTGTCTTACACTCTGTGACATGGATTTCCATGCCTTCAATTCATTTATCAAaatcaagaaaacaaaaaaaaagtactaTAAGATGTAATGATGCTTACACATGTTCTAGTATCATTTTTGAATTGAACAGTTTTTCCGGTAATTGACCAGAGAACTTATTGTTCCCCATATGACTGCAAAAACAGTGAACATTGTCTTAGATAATCACTGAAGTGGTAACTATATATATTCAGTTATATTATTAATGCAACAATATCAACTGAAAAGTGATGTAATGAGAATTGACATACAAGTGTTGTGCCTGAAGGAGCAGGTCAAGTCCTGGTCTTCCTTTGTTATCAGATACAGGAATTTGtccttcaagttgattatcagcAACATCAAACCAATTGATATTAGTCAGATTGCCAATGGAGCCCGGAATTGTTCCGTTGAACCGATTCATATTAAGTGCTCTGCATAGCAATATCTGATAAGCTAATCATAATGTACCATATCTTAGCACAATGAATAAACACTGAGCTGCAATATTTGGATAAATTCAAGAAGTGAACATTATATGaaacaatatcctttgtgatattGGAAGTAGCAGAGTTGTTAATATAGAAGTTCTTACAGAAAGGTTAGTTGCTTCAAAGCTCCAATAGAGTCTGGTATAGGACCAGAGAGACCACAACCAACCAAGGCGCTGGCAAATAATAAGAGAAGTAACTTATAAAGAAGCATACTATATTTTTCAAGGGATAGAAAAATGCTAGATAGaagaatttcattttatttttcaaatatgaTATTGCTAATTAAACTGCTTTCCTTACAGGGATTTTAGCTTCTTCAAACTCCCAATTTCTTGTGGAATCGTTCCTGTCAAGCCAGTGTTGTAAGAAAGATCCCTACATGAACAAAACAAGAATGATCCATTGGTTATTCTGTTTTCTCAATTCAGCTTATTTTGAAGATCAAATGCCTTAACCACACTGAATCATTTTAATGAATATGAGAAATTGAAAAATTACAATGTGTCTAGTTCAGGTAATTGTTGGATTGCTGAAGACAGTTGTCCCTCCAAATTCATGCTTAATAGTTTCCTGaaaaatataaacattttttttttcaaatttagttTCTGAAGAGTATAATGTGAGAAACAATCTTTCATGTCAAAGGAAGTGAGGACTAACAATTCTGTAATCCTTGAGTTGGAGCAACGAATTCCTTCCCAATTACTGCCACAAGGATCTGTACCAACCCAATTTGGTGGTTTGTTAGTCCAGAATCCTGTAAGAGCTGCTAAGCCATTATCTGAAGCAACACAATTCACAAAAAGAAAATTTGTTAAAGGAACTAAGTAAATAGAAGACTACAATCTCAAACAAACTCTTAACAGATTTTACAATAGTAAGAACTAAGAACCTACATCATGTCAACTATTATTCtggcaaagaaaaaaataacaaggTAAACAAATCCATTTTCTAACTTTTGATTATTTCTTATAACCATTGTAGAAATGATCTATTCTTATAAAATATCTGCCTAACTGCTAAATGAAGGAAGAATcaattactttttaaaatttcaaaacattagtttcaTCAGTTGTTTGCTTCATTAAATATTTAGAAGAATATTTTAGAGGCTAATTGAAGGTTATATCATAACTCTAGCTTTATTTATTAGCAGCAAAGGATCTCTGAGTAGGTACCAATATAGGTCAATGACTTGCATGCATAATAAGCACAGATTTTGACAGAGATAAAGATGAAGATAGAACATAAATTGATACATAATTTGCATAAAAGGCCTAAAATAGTTTAGGCACTTGTCAACCATATATAGTAGCATCCCAAGAAAATGGCAAGAGTTcttgctcttttatttatatatatgagaTATGATAAAGCTACATGAAACAAAGAGTAAGATATCAAAAAGGGTTGAGTTGAGCTTACAGTCTTGGCTGTTTGTTTGTGCTGCTACAAGCAGAACTTGAATAAGAAGCATGAGTAGAAGAAACAACTTGTTATGATGTTCCATTATTATGATGCTGAAAGTTATATCTTCTGATGATGAATGAAAaaatctaatcaacccttttctTTCAAATGGAAGCAAGACAAGGATCACAGAATAAAGCAGAAAAAATAGTGCATAATAAAGCAGAATCTTTTAACCAAGAATGTCTGAGATAAATTCAATAGATAAAGGTAGACGCGTCTTCTTGAATCTTGATGGCTAACTAATACATTTTACTCAGTCAACGGCTCTTCCATGTAAAAATTTCAACGTTTGAGAAGGTTATATATAACTCcaataaataagaaagaagaaaaagataaaaattgttCCATGGTGGCCACTAACCATATATATCTATAAATATCTTCAATTGATAGAGTCATTGTGATTTTTTCTTTTCTCACCCTGAAATATTCAAAAGAAGAATTCtataaataataagaataagaaaaCATGAAGTGTTTGAATAAGCAACCACCTAAATGTAAGATTTAATTTCTATTGGTATCTGTCAATCATGCAAGATGCAATTGGTTCCACTTCCATATTAAAATACTGCTCATCACAACTCTAAGGTAGTTAGATATTAAagtcaaattaataattatttgaatattaattGAGGATATAAACTATAGGTGATGAACAAGGTGCACTCCTCATCATCACTCTCATATTTGTTAGGAGGGGACACATACATTCATTTTTGGTGTCTCACATTGTTGGAGCTAAATTGGCAGATGAGTGGTACTATAAGAACCACCTTGTTCTTTCTTTTCCATAACCAAATTCATATTCAAATTTAATGGCCTTACACTATATGACAATTTCATGAACATCTAGTTTGCCGTCCAATTAATATTACTATTagcaatacaaaaataaataaacttggTTATGCCAAAATTTTGTGTAGCTTTCACTACTCTCTGCTCATGTACAACCTAAGATATATTCTAAGTTTTGTTATATGTATACCTAAAATTATTACACGCAATCAACAATGCTAGGAACCAAGAGTGTCTCTGGGTGAATCCAAAACCTCTACGTGGATGGTGCTTATACTAGGCATTAGTATGTTTCTTCtattaagtatcagaatgtttcttttgcatactaaatggatgttcttttatatattttataaaaaaatttatatactaaGAATCGGGATTGTTGGAAGTTCCGTGATCCCCGCCCCTATTTCTTCAActattattcaaaattttaatttggggTGAGAaacaattaatatcaaatattataaattaaaaacaaataaaattaattaaatataattataaattagttaagtTGTTTACTTTTTTGTTGATAAGCTTTTGGTTCTATATACTTTTCCTTTCTCTAATAGTAATAATATTTCCTAGTTTCAGATATCCTTGCACACAACTAAGCACACGCATTGAACAAGAATAAacaagaatttttaatttttttatttattttttagtgttcTATTTTAGAGAGAAAAGATGTGAGAATTGTATAGTTGGTTGGACAGGCTTGAAGCAGGTTGTGATCTTTGTATAATTTGTATTTGAGCAAAGTGGAGCGGCAACCGAAGAGGGTGAGAAAAGAATACAAGTTTTGTActaaaccaaaaacaaagaaacaaaaagttTAAATGAAAATATAGCATCTTCTTCTATTTCCTACTAgctaggatttaaaaaaaaaaaaaatcaaagtgattaagattaaaataaaaaaatcaaaagtcaTTGCAACGTCAAATTAGAGGAGAGACTCTACTTCACGGAAGAAAAGTGAGAAcgctaaattaaaattattaagatAAAGAAAGCCATCAGTGTGGTGTATCTATATACTATTGACTATTCATTATTGCATGTTGTATTCTTAGCTTCACGTAAATTAAATATGATGAACAACTTTTTGTCCTAGTGACTGGACGATAtgttctagagagaagagaaggattaagatttagaattctatatatatatagagagtgaAGTATTTAATTGGTCTTTTACGTTTTGGTGTAATTttattttggtccttaaagtttaaagtgtcctatttgaatccaaaaaagttttatttagcttTAATATAGTCCCACTATGAgattaaagttaaataattaatgtaaTATCTTACATTAATGTATCTACAGTTGATTTTGTGTCTTtgaagcttgtacttgttcttcaaattatcgaccttgttcttgtactcatgtaggacattccgttaattatttaactatatAACATTAATGCATCtacggttgattttgtgtcttTAGAGCTTGTATTTGTTCTCTAAAATATCAACCTTGTTCTTGTACTCATGTAGgatattccgttaattatttaattatatataataaaagtattgtagttattttttataataggagtattatagttattttttataaaaaaatattaatttaaaccgATTTAAAATTTGAGTTACCAATTTTTTAGTCAAATCGATTTATTtggtctaattttgacaaaaataatacgatttaattaattacatatgttaaatttaattattataaaatatctttaaaaaaaatattttaagtgtcTTTATATAATAGTTACTTAAAGTAATAATGTGAATCCTACAGCAAATTGCATTTTCTTTAACAAAAGCCGCATAGATTATTATTCAAATGATGTTGGAGAAAGGAGTTGGTCAAATCCACCAATATAATTACTATAAAAA is a window encoding:
- the LOC112783804 gene encoding ras-related protein RABA1f, with protein sequence MGAYSADEDYDYLFKVVLIGDSGVGKSNLLSRFTKNEFSNESKSTIGVEFATRSIRVDDKIVKAQIWDTAGQERYRAITSAYYRGAVGALLVYDVTRHVTFENVARWLKELRDHTDANIVVMLVGNKADLRHLRAVSTDDATAFAERESTFFMETSALEAFNVENAFTEVMKQIYHVVSKRALDIDDDPTSLPKGQSINVGSRDDVSAVKNGGCCSS
- the LOC112783805 gene encoding uncharacterized protein, which gives rise to MGESDPKKQYPVPPSSSNGSGKNGSSSKYSGHNQKIHVNPPETVNPDPSTLKDQWKYATREYSKWYSHAWGTALLAGLAFFALGWVIKGQNPLLSFRSDDSPPPPPPPSSSSSVSNNDEDKSRP